A genomic stretch from Sulfuricurvum sp. includes:
- a CDS encoding CZB domain-containing protein has product MNKEETLVHLRNAKKAHITWVQRAHALIEGLPIEKEQVPVGCTECKFGLWFYGEGQALGMIPNMDCLKEIEKLHYELHDIYMKIFKIYFSDDDRSLFSKLFGTRKKISAVNQEVAEEYYHQLKAVSERLVEGIDRLERRLFALQENTFVKLA; this is encoded by the coding sequence ATGAACAAAGAAGAGACTTTAGTCCATTTGCGTAATGCAAAAAAAGCCCACATAACATGGGTACAGCGTGCGCATGCCCTTATTGAAGGTTTACCGATTGAGAAAGAGCAAGTCCCAGTAGGGTGTACAGAATGTAAATTTGGTTTGTGGTTTTATGGTGAAGGTCAGGCTCTTGGGATGATACCAAATATGGATTGTCTTAAAGAGATTGAAAAATTGCATTACGAATTGCACGATATTTACATGAAAATTTTTAAAATCTATTTTAGCGATGATGACCGTTCGCTTTTTTCAAAATTGTTTGGTACTCGTAAAAAAATAAGTGCAGTTAATCAAGAGGTTGCAGAAGAATATTATCATCAACTCAAAGCGGTATCGGAAAGACTTGTTGAAGGGATTGATAGACTCGAGAGACGCTTATTTGCCCTCCAAGAGAATACCTTTGTAAAACTTGCTTAA
- the cmoB gene encoding tRNA 5-methoxyuridine(34)/uridine 5-oxyacetic acid(34) synthase CmoB has translation MNLVEIRQERQKWMTWKNIAPLREALGNLPDVVTEATTGDCVTISSNENVDIVELEKIARLMMPWRKGPFDLFGLCIDTEWRSDLKYNFLRPYFNLMGKKVADIGCNNGYYMFRFLEDTPAKVVGFDPSALFKSQFDFINHFVKSEIVYELLGVEHLPFYEEKFDTIFCLGVLYHRSDPVGMLKDLAKGLAEGGEIYLDTFIIEGDEPYALCPSESYSKITNVYFVPTLKALENWCLRAGFKSFEVLGTVVTTSDEQRKTDWIESQSLEDFLDPADNSKTVEGYPAPVRGYVRLKKG, from the coding sequence GTGAACTTAGTGGAGATTCGCCAAGAGCGTCAAAAATGGATGACGTGGAAAAATATTGCCCCTTTACGCGAAGCGTTGGGAAATCTTCCTGATGTTGTTACGGAAGCAACTACAGGTGATTGTGTCACTATTTCAAGCAATGAAAATGTCGATATTGTTGAGTTAGAAAAAATAGCTCGACTCATGATGCCATGGAGAAAAGGGCCGTTTGACCTCTTCGGGTTGTGTATCGATACCGAGTGGCGCAGTGATTTAAAATACAACTTTCTCCGTCCCTATTTTAATTTAATGGGTAAAAAAGTAGCTGACATCGGATGCAATAACGGCTATTATATGTTCCGTTTTCTCGAAGATACTCCTGCTAAAGTGGTTGGGTTTGACCCTTCGGCACTTTTTAAATCGCAGTTTGATTTTATCAACCATTTTGTCAAAAGCGAAATAGTGTATGAGTTGTTAGGTGTAGAACATCTCCCGTTTTATGAAGAGAAATTTGATACTATTTTTTGCCTTGGGGTGTTGTATCATCGAAGCGACCCTGTAGGTATGCTCAAAGATTTAGCCAAAGGTTTGGCAGAGGGGGGTGAGATTTATCTCGATACCTTTATTATTGAGGGAGATGAACCTTATGCCCTCTGTCCAAGCGAGAGTTATTCGAAAATTACCAATGTCTATTTTGTCCCGACCCTTAAAGCGTTGGAAAATTGGTGCTTACGTGCGGGGTTTAAATCGTTTGAGGTATTGGGAACGGTGGTAACGACATCAGACGAACAACGGAAAACCGATTGGATTGAATCGCAAAGTCTTGAAGATTTTCTCGATCCTGCCGATAATAGCAAAACAGTAGAAGGGTATCCCGCACCGGTGCGAGGATACGTACGACTTAAAAAGGGGTAA
- a CDS encoding cation diffusion facilitator family transporter: protein MRIEKQATLISSSVALILVAFKLTVGIISGSVAVLASAVDSLLDMVVSAFNYFALHNSDKAPDEQFNFGRRKLEPLAAVIEGTIISLSALFILYEAISKMVQHEPIQHLDISIWVMVGSIIITAGLVTFLSVVAKKTGNMVIKADALHYKTDLLSNGAVLVSLVLITLTDYTIIDPILGIGISAYMIYSAFPLIKDGIMMLLDAALPPEDVAKITAILEDESGLTSYHDLLTRHSGSHIYISVHAVFSISTSLFDAHQVGDKIELAFKNCFPESTVHPLIHLDPYDDSEMEH from the coding sequence ATGCGTATTGAAAAACAAGCAACCCTCATCTCCAGCTCCGTGGCACTCATCCTCGTTGCCTTCAAACTAACCGTTGGTATTATCAGCGGTTCTGTCGCCGTACTCGCCTCTGCTGTCGATTCATTACTCGATATGGTTGTCTCGGCATTTAACTATTTTGCTCTTCATAATTCAGACAAAGCACCTGATGAGCAATTTAACTTTGGTCGCCGTAAGCTCGAACCGCTAGCAGCGGTTATCGAGGGGACGATCATCTCACTTTCTGCCCTCTTTATCCTCTATGAAGCCATCTCAAAAATGGTACAACATGAGCCGATACAACATTTGGATATCTCTATTTGGGTGATGGTAGGTTCGATCATTATCACAGCAGGATTAGTAACTTTTTTATCTGTTGTTGCGAAAAAAACAGGAAACATGGTTATAAAAGCGGATGCACTCCATTACAAAACCGATCTTTTGAGTAATGGTGCCGTTTTAGTCTCTTTAGTCTTGATTACATTAACCGATTACACAATTATTGACCCTATCCTCGGAATAGGGATTAGTGCCTACATGATCTATTCGGCTTTTCCTCTAATCAAAGACGGTATTATGATGCTCCTTGATGCAGCACTTCCACCCGAAGATGTTGCAAAAATAACAGCAATTTTAGAAGATGAGAGCGGTCTTACCTCGTATCATGATCTCCTGACCCGTCATTCGGGTTCCCATATTTATATCAGCGTTCATGCCGTTTTTAGTATCAGCACATCGTTGTTCGATGCTCATCAAGTCGGAGATAAGATTGAACTGGCTTTCAAAAACTGTTTTCCTGAGAGCACGGTTCATCCTCTGATCCATCTCGACCCCTACGATGATTCAGAGATGGAACATTAA